A segment of the Triticum urartu cultivar G1812 chromosome 1, Tu2.1, whole genome shotgun sequence genome:
AGATTAAAGTTCGACCCAAAATATGAGTGGCTAATAAAGCCGGATGTAGTAGTACTAGATGAACCAAACCACTTGTctttagggcatctccaatggtTGTAAGATAATTGTTGATAGATTTTGCCACATAAGATTTTTGATGATGTGTCATACAATAAATGAGGAAAAAGAAAAATGTTGTATGTACATGAACCAACACCCTTTGTACAAGCTCCAATATAGAATAAGAGAACACCTTATTTATTATGTCACATTCTATTGGGCAAACTATATACAACCCATTGAAGTTGTTGTATGTTAAggtgttggagatgcccttatatGTGTTGTCGCCCACGTGTCAGCGGACCAGGACATCCACAGACCACAGCCAACGCTTCGCATCGCCAGTTCGCCACCACCATCTGGGTCCCTGAGGACGCACgcgcccacatgtcagtgagcgGGACCAAAAACGGATAACTCCGTTCTCTCCGTCGGAAACAGAATGGCCGCCGTCAGTCCCTCTACAGCCAGCCCCCCTCTCTCCCGCTCCGAGCGCGGTCCCACGAGGgcgccccacatgtcagtgacagcGAAACAAGCCAGATGGCGCCTGCCAGCGTACTTGCACAGCACCGCCGCATCCGCACCGCACTGGCCTCTTCCCCtcccacgcttccttttcccgctttTCGCTtccgctcctcctcctcgccgcccccGCCTCCGTCCCGCCCGCTAGGGTTTCCGCCTCGGCCGCCGACGACGAAGGCCAGCGGGTGCACGCCGCCTCAGTGCCGGTGAGCTCTCTCGTATAACCCGTACCGCGTGCTGCTAGCTTGCTGGGGCTGGTCGTGTCCGTTTCCGCTTCGGGTGTACGGTGTACGTACGGCGCAGCGAGGGTTTTGTCCCGCGGTGGCGTGCTCCGATCATGTGCGACGGGGGTTCGGTGCCGGCGAGCGAGCTCTCTCGCCCGGCTCGAACCCCTTGTCCGCGCTGCTTTGCCGTACGGTTTTCTGCTCGCTGGCTGGAGGCAGGGGTTTTTGGGGTTTCTGCATTCGGTGCTGTAGAGAAGGTTTGGTTTCGCGGTGGTGCGGTCGGATCGTGTGCCCCGGGGTTGGGGGAGTTTCCGCGGATCGGTGTCGAACGATCTAGGGTTTCGTGCTCTGCTTGGGTGGCCGTAGCGTAGCCTGGGCCCGTTGTGCTGGTTCGGCTTGCCCGTTGGGGTGAAATGGAGGTGCATTTGTGATCAAGGGACTCCTTTTGCCGCTCGCTTGGCATTGTTTTATTGGGCTTATGAGAGAGAGGCGAATTGGGCTGTCAATTTTGCAATAACAAAGCCATGGCTCAATGTTTGCTCAAACAAATAAAGCTGAATGTTCGGTGTGCTGTGCTTTGCTGGTTGGCTGGTTCGATCCATGAGTTCGTTCTTGGGGTTTGTAGGAATAGAGGAAATGGGGGTGTGAAGAGTTTAGCTCTGCGTAGGCTCAGATTGATAGCATGCGGTTTAGCTAGCCACGGATAGGCGAGTTACACATGTTCGAATTGCCCTGGATTGGCGGTTACAATTATTGCAATTGCTTGTGTAGTTGCATAGCTAACTAAATGGACTTGTTGCAAATACCACGATCTTGTTTCTGTCATCGCACTGTTTGGGGGGTTTTGGGATGGGATTTTGCCCTGTGTTTGTTTGGGGTATAGCCTTTCACTTGTTTCCCAATGGTTTTGAAATGATGCAGCATTAGCAGGTTTTGGAGCAAGTTCTGTTTTACTTTTAATGGATGGATCGGAATTTTTTACTGTGGTTGTTAGGGATAGGCAAATGGGTCTGTCAATTTTGCAATGACCAATTCATAGCTGAATGTTTGGTGTGCTTTGCTGGTTGGCTGGTTTGATGCATGTGTTTGTTACTTTGTTCCATGTTTTTGTGTAGTTACATGGCTAACTAAATGGGCTTGCTGCAAATACCATGATCTTGTATTTCTGCTATCGCGCTGTTTGGGGGTTGTGCCTATGCTTGTTCGGGTATAGCTTTTCACTTGTTTCCCAATGGTTTTGAAATGATGCAACATTAGCAGGTTTTGGAGTTAATGAACTAAGTTCTGTTTTACTTTTAACGGATGGATCAGAACTACTGTTCAAAGGTCAATTTTTATTACCAAGCGATGCTAATAGATGATTCGGAATGTTGGAACTGTTGGTTGCATGGGTTGCCTTGTATGTTCAGAAGCTAATTTCCTAATTATGGTGATGAACTGATCGTGAGATGTTTCAGTTGTAGATCGCACCAGTGCCCGTCTTTCAGAGTGACTGCATTCGATGGATCTTGAGGCAAACTCTGAGCTCATATTTGGAGAGGAATTCTGCTTTCCTGCTAACGCAACTTACTATCCGACTCCATATGGTCCAACTGGTAATAGTTGATGACTTCTTAATTAAGTGATTAGTCTTGCTGGTTGAGTTGCATAGTTAATTACTTAATGTATCACCTGACTTTATTCTCTTGGTTGCAGGAATTACTCTGCCTGCTGAGTTGTATGAGCACCAGGCAATTTGGAGATGTGGTGATCAAGATCTACATTACTTGGTTAGTACTGCAGAAGTGCAGAATGCTAGTTTCGTTCTTGATTCAATTGTTCTCCAATGTGTTTGATTAGGTATGTACTTGTCCCTCGACAGGGCCAACAGGCTGAAGGCACATCATACTCGTATTATGTTGTCCCTGACTATGGGATTGCACATTCTCCCCGTGGCCCTTACCCTTCAGAACATTGTACCATAGCTGATGGCAGGTTTGCTAGATCCCGAGAGTATCTTGCTAAGACTGCTGACATCGCATGCCACCAACCAGTTCCTATACCCCACTATGATGTTCTTCCACCTGCTGCACAGTGGGGCCCAGCTAGCACGTCGCAAACTCTTACGTTCAATGATAGTCTGTTCATCCCCACTGATCAAGGCCAAAGTTTCCCTGTTGTTCCAAAAAAGGGTATTACATGGAATCCGTCTCTACAATCAACTAGTGTTTCTTCAAAGAAATTCGAAAACCATGCTATGCTATCAACAGTACAACTGCATAGTACAGATTCATGGAAGCAAAATCTAGCAGCTGGAAGTCGAACTATGGTACCTGCTAAACTTCGCCGTGCTCTACAGGTATGCCAAATGCCCTCACacttgtaattgttgagttatccTTCTATTTATGTTAGTGTTAAACTTAAATAGCCAGGTCCTGTTAACGCCCTTATGCCTGTCATTCCATGTTGTAAGTACAACTGTACAAGCTAGTGGTTTTCTTTGGCCCTTCTATAGTAAACATTTATAAGAAGAGGTTACATAATATATTTGTAGTTGCAAGTCAAGTGTTGATAATTTTTACATTTATGACGGTAAATGCAGAAGAAATGTGCTTACTACCGGATGCATGTATTACTCATGCCCCGGTTGGACATTCTGATGCCATGACCATATCTTCCAAACCTCCGTTTCCATGTGCAAAAAAAAAGCCATCTTATAATTTTCCATGCTTTGATGACAAATCTCCTTATGGTTAGGCATCACGGCACTCTCTACATGGGGGAGTTCCTCCTGTCAAGTCCTCGCCGCAGACTAATCCATCATACAACTATAATGCTTCACATGTTGGATCAGACCTCCGTAAGATGGCCATGGCTGAGAAATTCCAACCAAGCTCAAAGCCAAGAAGCCATGTAAATGGTTTAACTGGAAAGTTGAGTTCAGTGTGTTGGCCGAACTTAAGTAAAGAAAAACAGCCAAGAGGTTCGACGTCGTCAGAAATAGTTGCCACATCCTATACATCAAAGCTGCATATTGGCAATCCAGAGGGGAAAATCATCATTAAGACTGATCAATATAACAGAGACGATTTCGAGGTGGTGTATCCCAATGCAAAATTCTTTGTTATCAAGTCTTGGGGCGAGGCAAATGTTCACAAATCCATCAAATATGGTGTCTGGTCGAGTGGTCTTCAGGGAAACAAGAAGCTGGATAGTGCATTTAGAGATGCTCAAATGATAGCTGCAAGCAGTTCTACCTTGTGTCCAGTTTTTCTGTTCTTTTCGGTGAGTTTATGTTAATTTAAGGTGTATGGCCTGTTCTATTCTATTTCCTGTTTTTGATCTTGAATGCTGAACCTAAATCATTGTCCTAACAGGTCAATGAAAGTAACCATTTCTGTGGTGTTGCTGAGATGGTTGGTCCTGTTGATTTTCAAAAAGACATGGACTTTTGGAGCATGGATAGGTGGGTTGGAAGCTTTCCTGTGAGGTGGCACATTATAAAGAATATACCAAACGTCGCCTTGAAATGTATCTTGCTGCGGAACAATGAAGATAAGCCTGTCACCTCCAGCAAAAATACACAAGAGGCACGTTTCTGAGATATCTCACTAGTTTTCTTGCACAGAAAACAGCTGTAACTTAATAATGATTATTCACTCTGCATGTCTGTACATGTTTGTGTTGGTCTAATGTAGAGTTTGTTGTTTGCTTGCTACTCCCTCCGTACCAAAATAATTGAAGTTCTTGTCTTAAGTCAAGCTTTTTAAAGTTTTGACCAAGTTTAGAAAAATCTGCTAAGCTCTAGAATATCAAATGTatatataatatgaaaatatatgtCATAATGAATCTAATGAAGCAACTTCGGTGTTGTAAATGTTGATATATTTTTACATAGACTTGATCAAACTTAATGAAGTTTGATTTGGGTCAAACTTGGAGCTTCAATTATTTCGGAACGGAGGGGGTATTTCGGTACTGGCCCTGCACGCTGCTTTCACAAACAAACAGAAAATGAAAGCATGATGCTGAATCAATATGACTGGATAGCTTCGTTTCTTGGATGATGTATTCATCAATGAGAATtcatgcatagctttgttttaaGCTTGGGGCGTATCTTTTACTGCCATTTCCCTTGATCTCACTCTGCAACCTCCCACTGTTTTACTTGCAGGTACACTATGTTCCCGGAACTAGTATGCTCAGGATCTTCAAAGGTTCAAAAACAAATGGATGTCTGCTTGATTGCTTCACAATGTATGAGGCGGAAGAAGCAAGAGGCAGAAAATGCAGGATGTCCAAGCTTAGGCGTGATGCTCCACGTTTCATACCTGTCCCTAAGCTGTCTCTGCGCCATGCCTACGTTCCTCGGCAGCCCAAAGCTGACAGAATACTGATGGACAGAATTATCAGGGAGACGCACGATCTGGCAGGCAAGGGAATGCAGCAGAGCTCATGGGAAGAATCTGGGAACCTGGCTAGATATTCTGCCACGGCATCTGCACAGAAAGAAAACCGTAGCTATGGAAAACCGGCTCGTGAGGATGTGGTGAAAGCTATAATATACCAGCAGCCCCTAGCTTCAAACATGCCGGCTGCTCCGGCTGGAGGACAACTAACCTGGGAGAAGGTTGAAGTCGGGCCAGTTGAAAAAGACCGCCCACAAACTGCTG
Coding sequences within it:
- the LOC125551004 gene encoding uncharacterized protein LOC125551004 → MDLEANSELIFGEEFCFPANATYYPTPYGPTGITLPAELYEHQAIWRCGDQDLHYLGQQAEGTSYSYYVVPDYGIAHSPRGPYPSEHCTIADGRFARSREYLAKTADIACHQPVPIPHYDVLPPAAQWGPASTSQTLTFNDSLFIPTDQGQSFPVVPKKGITWNPSLQSTSVSSKKFENHAMLSTVQLHSTDSWKQNLAAGSRTMVPAKLRRALQASRHSLHGGVPPVKSSPQTNPSYNYNASHVGSDLRKMAMAEKFQPSSKPRSHVNGLTGKLSSVCWPNLSKEKQPRGSTSSEIVATSYTSKLHIGNPEGKIIIKTDQYNRDDFEVVYPNAKFFVIKSWGEANVHKSIKYGVWSSGLQGNKKLDSAFRDAQMIAASSSTLCPVFLFFSVNESNHFCGVAEMVGPVDFQKDMDFWSMDRWVGSFPVRWHIIKNIPNVALKCILLRNNEDKPVTSSKNTQEVHYVPGTSMLRIFKGSKTNGCLLDCFTMYEAEEARGRKCRMSKLRRDAPRFIPVPKLSLRHAYVPRQPKADRILMDRIIRETHDLAGKGMQQSSWEESGNLARYSATASAQKENRSYGKPAREDVVKAIIYQQPLASNMPAAPAGGQLTWEKVEVGPVEKDRPQTAANISSKAPEENPTEVNNALVHSASSSTPETIYEEKKIIGEHCARAVSPPMSEACSSCLIGDVLRIGSMLVPMKMPN